One Campylobacter sp. MIT 12-8780 DNA window includes the following coding sequences:
- a CDS encoding Abi family protein — protein sequence MSADKPKFNIKEQVQHLKDKGVTFKYYSEQNAEKFLTKSNYYFKLKAFAKNYDKDRNNKYINLDFGYLRELSILDTLLRTLILELCLACEHLLKTQINAHCSENSQENGYGIVNNFLKEAKNKPLSLKKYEQGYKSNIYQRKLIEKYYIKQKNTYKSKFALWNFIEILTFAEFVNFYDFYYKNNKKFEKHFINQIGKIRNAAAHNFCILYNLDTKPISSFKRTEQLITRIRKIKIFHKNNKLPYLNNPLFHDCVCLLFLVKDLCPPSMLRVMERKIFKFIIRARKHKDYFKKNNKINQSFQFMVNVILRIFEVKFCHRTKKW from the coding sequence GTGTCTGCAGATAAGCCAAAATTCAATATAAAAGAACAGGTGCAACATTTAAAAGACAAGGGTGTAACTTTTAAATATTACAGCGAACAAAATGCAGAAAAATTTTTAACCAAAAGCAATTATTACTTTAAACTTAAAGCCTTTGCTAAAAATTATGATAAAGATAGAAACAACAAATATATTAATTTGGATTTTGGATATTTAAGAGAATTAAGTATTTTAGATACTTTACTAAGAACTCTTATATTAGAATTATGTCTAGCTTGCGAACACTTGTTAAAAACTCAAATAAACGCTCATTGTAGTGAAAATTCTCAAGAAAATGGGTATGGTATAGTCAATAATTTTCTCAAGGAAGCTAAAAATAAACCATTATCTTTGAAAAAATACGAACAAGGCTACAAATCAAACATCTATCAACGAAAATTGATTGAAAAGTATTATATAAAACAAAAAAATACTTATAAGAGTAAATTTGCATTATGGAATTTCATAGAAATATTGACTTTTGCAGAATTTGTAAATTTTTATGATTTTTATTATAAAAACAATAAGAAATTTGAAAAACATTTTATCAATCAAATCGGTAAAATAAGAAATGCTGCGGCTCATAACTTTTGTATTTTATATAACTTAGATACCAAGCCTATTAGCTCCTTTAAGAGAACAGAACAATTGATTACAAGGATTAGAAAAATAAAAATTTTTCACAAAAATAATAAATTACCCTATCTTAATAATCCTTTATTTCACGATTGCGTATGCTTACTTTTCTTAGTAAAAGACTTATGCCCACCAAGTATGCTTAGAGTAATGGAAAGAAAAATTTTTAAATTTATCATAAGAGCAAGAAAACACAAAGATTATTTTAAGAAAAATAATAAAATAAATCAAAGTTTTCAATTTATGGTTAATGTAATATTAAGGATATTTGAGGTAAAATTTTGTCATCGAACAAAAAAATGGTAA